From Mauremys mutica isolate MM-2020 ecotype Southern chromosome 15, ASM2049712v1, whole genome shotgun sequence, one genomic window encodes:
- the LOC123350253 gene encoding zinc finger protein 2-like codes for MEDDPASPASKAPSPLSCIRMVQAGWSEKEDGAWEQSGSVQDPAMVGSSPGRPRSSPLLCPLSRCQGRHSPATPQDTDGTDQNQNGAEEEVVSPLCREPPQSPAPGEPQPRRPFRRKHRLYVKLSPGQVSVSPSQDRGQPATSEEPGPSQGKRLRLLRGQASNFRRKKRPLENGHEAGPGDVGPSLPLRQCSGEEGQGPAPEGEEEEQGLALKREEEERQGLALKREEEKGQGLALEWGEEEEKRFGSPRLAGPGTTRPKPDFVQLIDEHGIYSTAKLVLGSTAGELDEGVVLPPHLRRAGPQLEIREVIVDDKPFACSVCEKTFKRAWELFSHEVVHNEERPFHCDLCEASFKRHSDFKSHRLVHTEERPFHCEMCGKKFKRSSNLQEHRRIHTGERPYQCACCDKSFKTPYELQRHMLTHCTEKPFKCGDCGKDFPTSNSLLLHQRQHCDDKPHVCGVCGKKFTYGHSLKVHERVHTGDRPFVCPICGKGFKQSNALSSHERVHTGERPFVCKTCGKAFKQSSYLVIHERSHTGERPYKCEVCQKAFARPSLLLQHHRVHSEERPYKCSFCDKFFKDLAYLTVHEKVHTGETPYKCSVCDKGFAHPSNLLQHQRVHRDG; via the coding sequence ATGGAAGATGATCCGGCTTCTCCTGCCAGCAAGGCCCCGTCCCCACTGAGCTGTATCCGGATGGTCCAGGCAGGCTGGTCGGAGAAGGAGGATGGGGCCTGGGAACAGAGCGGAAGCGTGCAGGATCCAGCGATGGTGGGGAGCTCTCCAGGGCGACCCAGGAGTTCTCCCCTTCTTTGCCCACTCAGCCGGTGCCAAGGGAGGCatagccctgccaccccccaggaCACTGATGGGACAGACCAGAACCAGAACGGGGCAGAAGAGGAGGTGGTGTCCCCTCTGTGCCGGGAGCCCCCCCAGTCCCCAGCTCCAGGGGAGCCACAGCCCCGCAGGCCGTTCCGGCGGAAGCACCGGCTGTACGTGAAGCTGTCCCCTGGCCAGGTCAGTGTGTCCCCAAGCCAGGACAGGGGGCAGCCAGCCACTTCCGAGGAGCCAGGGCCTTCCCAGGGCAAAAGGCTGCGGCTGCTGCGAGGCCAAGCCAGCAACTTCCGGAGGAAGAAGAGACCCTTGGAGAATGGCCACGAGGCAGGGCCTGGCGACGTGGGGCCCTCCCTTCCACTCCGCCAgtgcagtggggaggaggggcagggcccggcaccagagggggaggaggaggagcagggcttgGCATTgaagcgggaggaggaggagaggcagggccTGGCATTGAagcgggaggaggagaaggggcagggcctagcgctggaatggggggaggaggaagagaagaggttCGGCTCCCCCAGGCTGGCTGGGCCTGGTACCACCCGCCCCAAGCCGGACTTTGTGCAGCTGATCGATGAGCACGGGATCTACTCCACAGCCAAGCTGGTGCTGGGCAGCACGGCGGGCGAGCTGGACGAGGGGGTGGTGCTGCCACCGCACCTGAGGCGGGCAGGCCCCCAGCTGGAGATCCGGGAGGTGATCGTGGACGACAAGCCCTTCGCGTGCAGCGTGTGCGAGAAGACCTTCAAGCGGGCCTGGGAGCTGTTCAGCCACGAGGTGGTGCACAACGAGGAGCGGCCCTTCCACTGCGACCTCTGCGAGGCCTCCTTCAAGCGCCACTCGGACTTCAAGAGCCACCGGCTGGTGCACACCGAGGAGCGGCCCTTCCACTGCGAGATGTGCGGCAAGAAGTTCAAGCGCTCGTCCAACCTCCAGGAGCACCGGCGCATTCACACCGGCGAGCGCCCCTACCAGTGCGCCTGCTGCGACAAGAGCTTCAAGACGCCCTACGAGCTGCAGCGCCACATGCTCACCCACTGCACCGAGAAGCCCTTCAAATGCGGCGACTGCGGGAAAGACTTCCCCACCTCCAACTCGCTGCTGCTGCATCAGCGCCAGCACTGCGACGACAAGCCCCACGTCTGCGGCGTCTGCGGCAAGAAGTTCACCTACGGCCACAGCCTCAAGGTGCATGAGCGGGTTCACACCGGTGACCGGCCCTTCGTCTGCCCCATCTGCGGCAAGGGCTTCAAGCAGTCCAACGCCCTCTCCTCGCACGAGCGGGTGCACACCGGCGAGCGCCCCTTCGTCTGCAAGACCTGCGGCAAGGCCTTCAAGCAGTCATCCTACCTGGTGATCCACGAGCGCTCGCACACGGGCGAGCGGCCCTACAAGTGCGAGGTGTGCCAGAAGGCCTTTGCCAGGccctcgctgctgctgcagcaccacCGGGTGCACAGTGAGGAGCGCCCCTACAAGTGCAGCTTCTGCGACAAGTTCTTCAAGGACCTGGCTTACCTGACGGTGCACGAGAAGGTGCACACGGGCGAGACCCCCTACAAGTGCAGTGTCTGTGACAAGGGCTTCGCCCACCCCTCCAacctgctgcagcaccagcgtgTGCACCGCGACGGCTGA